The DNA region TCTTGCCCTTTTAATTCAAGAGAGTGTTGGATTTTTTAATGAAATAGCTTCCACAAAGGACAATATAATTACGGCACAACTTCAAACAACATTCGTTTACATGGATAAATCACGTATTCAAAAAGTGATCCATAATCTTCTCTCGAATGCTATTAAATACAGTTATCCCCAAACAGCGATTTGCGTTGAGCTTTCAGAACATCTTTTAACCGTTAAAAATGAAGGTATTGGCATTCATAAAGAGAATCAAAAGAGCATTTTTAAGCGTTTTGAGAGACGAAGCAATGCGGTGGGAGGCTTTGGTATAGGGCTGGATATTGTCAATTCTGTTTGTAAAAGGTATGATATAAAAGTATGGGTTGAATCCATCCCAAATAAAGAGACAACCTTCTTTTTACACTTTCCTATCACTCACATAGGTGTAAAAGATTAACTTCATTAATGCATTTATTCAACCAAGCCTAAATTCAAACTGTGCTAAGATGACTCTTATACTTTTACCTCTATTTTGGAAAAGAAAAGGAATTTTTTTATGGGAAACAGTGACGATTTAAAACAGACAAACAAACTGATACTACGTAATTTAGAACTCGAAGATTATGAGCAAGTTAAAAAGATTATGGACAGAGTTTACCCCACTCTTGGGGGTTGGACGATTGCAGAGTTTAGCGCACAACTGAGCACGTTTGCGGAAGGGCAAATCTGCATTGAAGATGATGGCAAAGTGATAGCCGCGGCACAGAGTTTGATCGTCGATTATGATAAATTTGGCGATCGCCATACCTACAACCAAATCACAGACAATGGACTCATCTCCACACACGATCCCAAAGGCAATACGCTGTACGGGTTAGACATTTTTGTTGACCCCGATTACCGAGGGCTTCGCCTAGGGCGCAGGCTTTACGATGCGCGTAAAGAGCTCTGCTACCGTCTGAATCTCAAACGTATTATCGCGGGAGGGCGCATTCCAGGCTACGCGGAACATGCGCATGAGATGACCCCTTCCAAATACATTGAACTCGTCAAAGACAAAGAGCTACGGGACCATGTTTTAGGCTTTCAACTGGCCAATGACTTTCATGTCAGGCGTGTTTTAAAAGGCTATCTCAAAGGGGACGCCGCATCTCGCGAGTATGCCACGCTTCTGGAGTGGAGTAATGTGGACTATGAAGAACCGCATACAAATCCAACGGTCAATCGTGGTATCGTGCGTGTGGGTATTGTGCAGTGGCAGATGCGCAGTGTTAAAAGTGTCGAAGAGTTTTTGGATCAAGTCGAGTTTTTTGTGGACGCGATGGCGGGCTACAATGCTGACTTTGTCCTTTTCCCTGAATTTTTCAATGCTCCACTCATGGCTTTACGCTCCGATGAAAACCCTGAAACGGCGATTCGTACTGTTGCGGCACACACAGACACCTTAGTTGAGAAAATAGGGCAATTTGCGGTGCGTTACAACATCAACATCATCGCAGGCAGTATGCCCGAATACGATGGCAATACACTCTACAACGCCAGTTATTTGTGCCGTCGTGATGGTACGAAAGATTCACAGAAAAAACTGCACATCACGCCCGATGAAGAGGCGTACTGGGGCATGCACGGAGGGGACAAACTCTGCGTGTTTGAAACCGATGTGGGACGTGTGGGCATTTTGGTCTGTTACGATGTCGAGTACCCCGAACTTCCACGCCTCTTAGCCGATCAAGGCATTGATATTCTTTTTGTGCCGTATTGGACAGATACCAAAAACAGTTACTTACGTGTGCGTCGTTGTGCACAAGCAAGGGCGATTGAAAACGAGTGTTATGTCGCTATTTCAGGCAGTGTCGGCACGCTTCCAAGGGTTGAAAACATGGATATTCAGTACTCTCAATCCGCGGTCTTTAGCCCGTCTGATTTTGCATTTCCGCACGATGCCACCATCGCCGAAGCAACGCCAAATACAGAGATGACCTTGGTCGCCGATCTTGATCTCAGTCTTTTAAAAGAGATACGTGAACGAGGAAGCGTGCGCAATTTACATGCACGCCGTAATGATTTGTATAGCTTGCGTTGGAAGGGTGACAAAGATGATTTTGTTGTCGTTAGCGGCTAGGTGATACGACTTTTTAGCGATGGCAGTGTCAATACCCAAACCCACGTTGGGTTTGGCGCGTATCTCATTGTGCTTGAAAATACGACGTTAGAAGCGCTTAAGACTTTACATGTAAAGGTCAAAGCCTTTACACAAACCTCTTCAACGAAGCTTGAACTTCAGACGTTACTATGGGCATTGGACGAGGTCAAAGATTTGGCGGATGAGATTGTGATTTACACCGATTCCCAAAATATTATCGGTTTGCCGAGCAGAAGAGAGCGGTTTGAGCGCAATGAGTATGCGACAAAACAGAAGAAGGTTCATGAGCATGCCGCGTTATACCAAACGTTTTACAGGGTAATGGATGAACTGAAGTGTTCTTTGGTGAAAGTAAAAGGGCATAAGCTCTCATGCGATAAAGATGAAATCGATCAGTACTTTACCTTAGTAGACCGTGCCTCGCGTGAAGCCCTTCGAAAAAGTAGTCTTTCCTAGTTTACATGTAAAACACGAAGAGAAAGTTAGGGGAGAACTTTCTCTTCGTGAGTGGCAAAAATTATTTGCCGAAATGTTTTGAAGCGTGGTGAAGCGTCGATTTGGTGGATTGCCAAATAGATTCAACCCCTTTTTTCATCTCATCAAATTTCTCTTCGCTTGCATCGGCAAGCTCTTGAAGTTTGGTTTTACCCTCACTCATTTTTTCTTCAAGTTGTTTGATCTGTTTATGCATCTCTATTTGAGCATTGGCACTCGCACCTGAAGCTTCCGCTTTAAATTTATCTACTTGTGCTTTGCAGGTGTCAAATTCTGCTTGTATTTTTTGTTCGTAAAGTTTTTTATCACTCATATTCGATCCTTTAGTTGTTTGTTATCATAAATATTGATGCAGATGCACGACACACAATGGAATAGAAAACTATGCAGTAGCTTTGAATCTTACAGAAGCATCTTCGAAGGCAATGACAATAGAATCCCACGTCTCTTCAAAGCTTTTTTTAGTTGATTCAAAGTTGCTTCCTGTCGTTTTATTGAGCTCTGCAAGTTTGTTTCTCCCTTCTTCAAGCTTACTCTCAAGCATTTTAACATGCTGGTTGAGTTCCACTTGAACATTGGTTCTAGCTGCAAATGATCGTGTTCGAAAGAGGATCATTCCCATTTTCCATTCGTTAAGTTGCGTCTGTTTTGTTTGTTCGTAAAGTTCTTTACTGCTCATTGAAATCCTTTTTTAGGGTAGATTTTATTCGTGTTAGTGTGATACGTCATCTGTCCTTGGGTTGGTTCGTACGTAGATAGTAAAAAAGTGTTGAAACGTGAAGTGCGCAGGGCTTACAAATGTTATTGAGCGATTCTTCCTCTCAGGACACGCTCGAATACGCCTCATTGTAAAAAATGACATTTAGAATACGGACGAT from Sulfurospirillum diekertiae includes:
- a CDS encoding coiled coil domain-containing protein codes for the protein MSDKKLYEQKIQAEFDTCKAQVDKFKAEASGASANAQIEMHKQIKQLEEKMSEGKTKLQELADASEEKFDEMKKGVESIWQSTKSTLHHASKHFGK
- a CDS encoding bifunctional GNAT family N-acetyltransferase/carbon-nitrogen hydrolase family protein translates to MGNSDDLKQTNKLILRNLELEDYEQVKKIMDRVYPTLGGWTIAEFSAQLSTFAEGQICIEDDGKVIAAAQSLIVDYDKFGDRHTYNQITDNGLISTHDPKGNTLYGLDIFVDPDYRGLRLGRRLYDARKELCYRLNLKRIIAGGRIPGYAEHAHEMTPSKYIELVKDKELRDHVLGFQLANDFHVRRVLKGYLKGDAASREYATLLEWSNVDYEEPHTNPTVNRGIVRVGIVQWQMRSVKSVEEFLDQVEFFVDAMAGYNADFVLFPEFFNAPLMALRSDENPETAIRTVAAHTDTLVEKIGQFAVRYNINIIAGSMPEYDGNTLYNASYLCRRDGTKDSQKKLHITPDEEAYWGMHGGDKLCVFETDVGRVGILVCYDVEYPELPRLLADQGIDILFVPYWTDTKNSYLRVRRCAQARAIENECYVAISGSVGTLPRVENMDIQYSQSAVFSPSDFAFPHDATIAEATPNTEMTLVADLDLSLLKEIRERGSVRNLHARRNDLYSLRWKGDKDDFVVVSG
- a CDS encoding ribonuclease HI: MIRLFSDGSVNTQTHVGFGAYLIVLENTTLEALKTLHVKVKAFTQTSSTKLELQTLLWALDEVKDLADEIVIYTDSQNIIGLPSRRERFERNEYATKQKKVHEHAALYQTFYRVMDELKCSLVKVKGHKLSCDKDEIDQYFTLVDRASREALRKSSLS